In Erigeron canadensis isolate Cc75 chromosome 8, C_canadensis_v1, whole genome shotgun sequence, the DNA window aaaatgagtgattaagatttgagaagagagagaaaaatgaatagttaagatttaagggtatcataggtatattaggtagagatgtttaaattagggAATAAAAAAGAGGGGCAATATAGGTACTtcaattcatcttttgaaaatttcaaaaaaatggatcctcctttataatatagtattagaaataaaaaaaccctttctttaaaagttacagaggaattatctaaaatactatTAATGATTAAACTACAATATCAgccatttatccaaaatatctccattaaccttttacatcaattatctacaccactcgccGCCGCCTCCACTACCAAcagtcgcccccaccaccacatcgtTGCCGCCACAACctccgccgcattgcacgggtaccgaCGCACCGTGCTCGTTTGGAAATAAGAGAGAGAATTGTATCTTAAGATATTGCATTTTATATACTATAGAAATGTTTCCAAAAAAAATTGTCTTCAAATAGcattaactcaaacaaataGCATTATTCTATGACAATTGAAATTATATTgcataacttaatttttattgttttaattttattttcgttataaattataacttaTGTGGAATGATTAACTGTTCATAATATGAATCGGTTTGAGGTAGATAGCTCTATCCACAAACTCTAAAACTCTTACTTCATTGTTCATATCACTTCATCTCGCGAATAGTAAAAGAATGAGTACCAAAAGCAAAAAACACAACTAGGAAAACCATCATTATCTACTGCAATTAGCAATGATATATATAGGCTTATATTATATCACAGAATACACACTTGCCAACCCTTGGAGAGTAGTTTAGAACACTTTGCATCATAGTGCTGAGCAAAACAGgcttaaatatattaaatttcaaaATCGCGACAATCACAAACATAATCTAAACctaaatcaaataataaatgGGGAAAAAAACACTGTTTTATCCAACTACTAGTTACCATGGAATTCAGTTGTTTTGTACTTGAATGCATATATGCACAAACCTTGTTTAAAAGAATGAGCAGTCCAATGAGATATGATAGCCAAAATGACCAACTCAGTCAGTTTAGAAGTAAGCAACAACATTACAGAACAAGTTATTGATAGAGCTATCTATAGTAATAAGAAAAATGAGGTCCAATTGCAATTTTGGTTGTGACTCTTTGCTTTCATAAAGTTCATGTGAATATGCTACTTACAGAGCTGTCATCATGAACACGCCAAATGGTCTCACCCAAAAGATTTGCTACTGAAAGAACAGTCAGCTGCGGAAAATAGTGTTGTTCCTTTAAAGGAATTGTGTTTGTAACAATCACTTCTTGGAAAAGACCGCTTGACAACCTTTCAATTGCAGGGGGGCTGTAACAAAAAAGGCGCACAAACaatgtaattaaaaataataacaaatcatCATGGCACGTTAGTGGGCATACTGAAATAATAAActtccaaaagaaaagaaaaagaaaatatagcGCTTTGGTACTGTGGAGGTTCTTTTTCTGACCGTCGGTCAAAAAAAACAATGACAATCGCACAATTTACCTAAATACGCCATGAGTGCAACACGCATAGACTTCCCTTGCTCCCTCTTCATGTAACAAAGCTGCACCTTTTGATATAGTTCCTGAAAATAACACACAATATACTGGTGTTATCTAATGATTACATAAGCACGTTCAGCTAACTAATATGGTACAATATTTGGTATTTCAATTAAGAACACTGTTATTCAAACACTTAGAAGAAATGAATATGCAGCAAATAAATTTGACTCATATATTTTGGTATGTTGAATGACTCACCAGCAGTATCGATCATATCATCCAACATTACAGCAACTTTTCCTTTGACATCACCAATCAGATTCATTACCTGAGATTAGATGTAGATTGCACGGGAATGGTCACAAAAAAGACGAATGaagaaaaccatatatatattttgcaaaaGAAGTAATTGAGCTCAGAACCTACCTCAGCCACATTGTGTCCATGGCGCCTTTTGTCAACAATTGCCAAAGGGGCATCAGATAACTTTTTGGCAAAAGCACGTGCTCTAGCAACTCCACCAACATCAGGTGATACCACTACCAAATCACTGGAGCAAATTGTCTTGCTAGCAAGATAATCAAGAATAACAGGCTTTTGGAACAAAATGAAACAAATCGTTATCAGTAAATCGACTAAGAGTAAAAACTTCTAAACATAAGAATATGTTCATAAAATACCTGACAGTACACGTGGTCCACTGGAATATCAAAGTAACCCATTGACTGCCCAGAATGAAGATCACAAGCAAGAACACGATCTGCACCTGCTTCTGTAATGAGGTTTGCTACTAGTTTGGCAGCAATGGATTCACGCCCTTGAGTCTGAAGCAATGAAAACTTGTAAGCAGATGATGCATACGTACAAATAGATATTACTCtgtaatacatacatacatatcctATTAAACCAAAATGAGTTCACCTTTCTATCTGCTCTAGCATATCCGAAGTAAGGAATGACTGCTGTGATGTTCTTGGCTGATGCTCTTCGACAAGCATCAATTGTTACAAGAAGTTCCATGAGATTTTCATTTGCAGGGGGGCTGGTAGGCTGTACCAGAAACACATCACACCCCCGCACACTCTCTTGCAGCTGAACATATATTTCACCGTCTGCAAACCGCTTGATCTCAATCAATCCAAGATCAAGGCCCATGTACCTTGCTATTTCCTACACGTCAATAGAGAAGTCAACAAGCCAGAAACATAGCACTAAATAAGTTAACAAGAAAAACGGGAACAAATATGAATTTCATATACTTTGTAGCAGTAAATGAGTAAATGGGGAAAACGAGGACAAAACTTGAAGCTTCAAATACTTGATAGcaaacagaaagaaaaaaaatgcacaATTGTAAACATCCACTTTCAAATTTTCTGACAAAGGTTATTCTAAATGAACTAGTGGTTAAATTTTTTGGTCCTTCCTGTTCAGCGCATTGATTCATCAACAAGGAAAATCTCATGCTTCCTAGACATTTTTGGTTGCTTTAAGGATTTCATCACATAAGACAAGACACTTTTTAGCTGATTTAGTTTCGCATAATTAAATCGTCTTACCATGAAGTTTGTAAGCTATTGCAAAACGAACAAAGAGCAAGTCTAATACCTGAGAAAGGGCTGAATTTGCAGTGCCAGAAAATATTTTAAGCTTTCCATTCATAACGGTATGATTCAGGCGGCCAGCTTGAATGAAGGTGGGCAGCATCCCTTCGTTAATAATTGGTACCCTTGGATTTCCATTCAACGATCTACTAATCTCGCacctctaaaaaaaaaactattagtACTGATATCAATGTCTTGACGGTACAATCATTTTCATAAAAACTACTCCAGATACTGATGATATACATAAAGATTTTAATTCAAATCAAACAGAGAAAATCATTATGTATATTCGGCTGAgtggaaattttatttttggaaaatggGCAGGGGATTAGGGGAAGAAGCAGAAGAGGAATTTGAAAATTTGACCCGGGCAAATCTCTAATACATTACTAGCTAGTATAAATGAACAAATTACTTAATTGAAAAGTGTCGCAGCAAAAATTCAGATAGTAAAACTTACGATAGCGTTAGAAGATGCCGGAACACGGCAGTCCTTGTAAAGGAAACGGCGGTTGAAAGTGCGCCGAGATGACAgtgaggaagaagaagaggtgGAGCATGACGCCGGAGATGGCAGCGCTAGAGACGCCGCCATGGATATTGCGTCAGAATAAAGCTAGCTAGGGTTTTGAATTCTGAGCAGTAGTACctttttggaagaaaatgcaAATTGTATGGCGCCTCTTTGTTCTGTTTATTCGTATCAGGTGGCAGCATTGAACGAACGACTATCCTTTTTGTGGTCCACAAAAAGTAACGGGGTGGTCAAATGTCAACAAACTTAAAAAGGGTAAGACCTCTCGAATACGGACCTTTCCTTTAATTCTTTTCTCGTCATCGCATCAACGACTAGTCAATACTTCTCTAGTGACATACATACCCAATCACCTCCTCTTTACATTTTACTCGTTAATACTTCCCTATGACTCAAAACACACATCAAAAGAAGACGATTTGCCAATGATgtcttggaaaaaaaaatgccCCACCCATTCGTGTCCACCTCGTCTCCCCACGATGATAAACCATGCTCATGGTGTCATGGGAAGAAGAGGCAACAAATTTCGTGTAAtgttaagtagttaaaaagacaACAAAATGCTTGACAACCAAAATACAACATAACATATTTTAGCTGGTAAAGATGATTTGGGGTTACACAATAGCTAGATTGTGATACAGGGCTTCTTGTATAATTGTGTCAAATCATCATTACAAACCAAAATATAGCAAAGTTATGTTTTAGTCTAcaagatttgttttttatttcccGATTTCAGGTTAAAatatatggttaaaaaaaagagtttttaaaatatatgatgACTAAATAagacataaaatttaaaaatgttgtcaCATAAAATAGATAGCCAAAGGCCACCGAATAGAATCTCGTGGGAGACATAACTATATCtacatttctatatatatatatactactgt includes these proteins:
- the LOC122578051 gene encoding ribose-phosphate pyrophosphokinase 1-like; its protein translation is MAASLALPSPASCSTSSSSSLSSRRTFNRRFLYKDCRVPASSNAIRCEISRSLNGNPRVPIINEGMLPTFIQAGRLNHTVMNGKLKIFSGTANSALSQEIARYMGLDLGLIEIKRFADGEIYVQLQESVRGCDVFLVQPTSPPANENLMELLVTIDACRRASAKNITAVIPYFGYARADRKTQGRESIAAKLVANLITEAGADRVLACDLHSGQSMGYFDIPVDHVYCQPVILDYLASKTICSSDLVVVSPDVGGVARARAFAKKLSDAPLAIVDKRRHGHNVAEVMNLIGDVKGKVAVMLDDMIDTAGTISKGAALLHEEGAREVYACCTHGVFSPPAIERLSSGLFQEVIVTNTIPLKEQHYFPQLTVLSVANLLGETIWRVHDDSSVSSIFT